One Methanohalophilus mahii DSM 5219 genomic window carries:
- a CDS encoding coiled-coil protein translates to MKDVSSMTERELKDTVNNYRKEISQHEKSLKGVFKELKLHKTNIDELKEKRNELNAKVRELAKEAREEKTQRDDINKKIADLKSRRNEVAGERNKVVKDINDLKKKRDQYNEQSKGSLETLSKAYAEDLDKFLNADIPLKHEQDLFEKLNELEKRLEAAKAANHFHNQVINIYENTRDIGDEERDVSKEIKQLAEKSQQHHLNMIELYKQVDEIRKEADKFHSQIKETYQVIAPTREKIDPLKTKISNLRDELSIYLDRLNDIQTHKDEQKKSDQHVAAKEKFEKTGKLSLDELRVLMDKGDIKL, encoded by the coding sequence ATGAAAGATGTATCTTCAATGACAGAACGTGAACTTAAAGATACTGTAAATAATTACAGGAAAGAGATATCCCAGCATGAAAAGAGTTTAAAAGGAGTTTTCAAAGAGCTCAAACTTCATAAAACTAATATCGATGAACTCAAAGAGAAAAGGAATGAGCTCAATGCAAAAGTCAGGGAACTTGCAAAAGAGGCACGGGAAGAGAAAACGCAACGTGATGATATCAACAAGAAGATAGCTGATTTGAAATCCAGAAGGAATGAAGTTGCTGGTGAAAGGAATAAAGTCGTAAAAGACATAAATGATCTCAAGAAAAAGCGTGATCAGTATAACGAACAATCAAAAGGGAGTCTGGAAACCCTTTCTAAAGCCTATGCAGAAGACCTTGATAAATTCCTCAACGCTGATATTCCCCTGAAACACGAGCAGGACCTTTTTGAAAAACTCAACGAACTGGAAAAGCGTCTTGAAGCAGCAAAAGCTGCCAATCATTTCCACAACCAGGTCATCAATATTTATGAAAATACCAGGGATATTGGTGACGAGGAAAGAGATGTTTCAAAGGAAATAAAGCAACTTGCAGAAAAATCCCAGCAACATCATTTGAATATGATAGAGCTATATAAACAGGTCGATGAGATCCGTAAAGAAGCGGATAAATTCCATTCACAGATCAAAGAAACCTACCAGGTAATTGCTCCTACCCGTGAAAAGATAGATCCTCTCAAAACAAAAATATCTAATTTGAGAGATGAACTGAGTATCTATCTTGATAGGTTGAATGATATACAGACCCATAAGGACGAACAAAAAAAGAGTGATCAGCACGTCGCCGCAAAAGAAAAATTTGAAAAGACCGGCAAACTCAGCCTAGATGAACTGAGAGTCCTTATGGATAAAGGAGATATCAAACTCTAA
- a CDS encoding V-type ATP synthase subunit I domain-containing protein: protein MNESAVEENSPFPGKEGLVKGVIEKHQKFLNEYNAEYSKLENEVKKLEDTISNSKKKREEEKNRLEVLKEKKQQLYHQANNLLGEMFTACPEKLDNRIMHSTNDDIEELKRTRQLENEEKTIQDVLEKIDELENDNTREYTSQIKARIQEASNASSEIESLKRSMENEENLDQIHKELGEKKPRHNWLERRIKSHKEALEYWKNQKEAIAGDVA from the coding sequence ATGAATGAGAGTGCAGTTGAAGAAAATTCACCCTTCCCTGGAAAAGAAGGATTGGTGAAAGGTGTAATTGAAAAACACCAGAAGTTTCTGAATGAGTACAATGCTGAGTACAGTAAACTTGAGAATGAAGTAAAAAAACTCGAGGATACAATAAGCAACTCTAAAAAGAAAAGAGAAGAAGAGAAAAACCGCTTAGAAGTGCTCAAAGAAAAAAAACAGCAATTGTATCACCAGGCAAATAATCTGCTGGGAGAAATGTTCACGGCCTGTCCCGAAAAACTTGATAATCGGATTATGCACTCCACAAATGATGACATAGAGGAGTTAAAAAGGACAAGGCAGCTGGAAAATGAAGAAAAAACTATTCAAGATGTCCTGGAAAAAATAGACGAACTTGAAAACGATAACACCCGTGAATACACCAGCCAGATAAAAGCTCGCATACAAGAAGCCTCAAACGCTTCCTCCGAAATAGAATCCCTGAAAAGATCTATGGAAAACGAAGAAAACCTGGACCAAATCCATAAAGAACTTGGTGAAAAAAAACCCAGGCATAATTGGTTGGAAAGAAGGATCAAAAGCCACAAAGAAGCACTTGAGTACTGGAAAAACCAAAAAGAAGCAATTGCGGGGGATGTTGCATGA
- a CDS encoding DUF424 domain-containing protein, with the protein MYLKEHRTGDRLIVAACDQELIGQKLNQGDVVVEITESFYKGEIVSEKQLQSALGRATSANLFGKRTIECALECRMIDPESIITINGVPHAQLYRI; encoded by the coding sequence ATGTACCTCAAAGAACACCGAACCGGAGACAGACTGATCGTTGCTGCCTGTGACCAGGAATTAATCGGGCAAAAATTGAATCAGGGGGATGTTGTTGTCGAAATAACAGAAAGTTTCTATAAAGGGGAAATAGTATCTGAAAAACAATTGCAATCTGCACTTGGAAGGGCAACCAGTGCTAATCTGTTTGGCAAGAGAACAATTGAATGTGCCCTTGAATGCAGGATGATTGATCCTGAATCAATAATTACTATTAATGGCGTGCCACATGCGCAATTATACAGGATATAA